Proteins co-encoded in one Nicotiana sylvestris chromosome 7, ASM39365v2, whole genome shotgun sequence genomic window:
- the LOC104228452 gene encoding zeatin O-glucosyltransferase-like: MAANSNNVAVVMVPFPEYGHQTPFLHLSRIISSYDIPVHYVSIGARNQELKRRLQGSNLDQFPNIQFHDLSIPSARATTAEKEDDNYMSYFASLELLGEPLCAICHQLLTTCKRVVIIHDSIMLSVVQGVISITNVETYIFHVISAFTVCSLFQQVSGSAENNDLFLPLQHHIPSFQSCYPPEMLEFIKMLRDWTFKSGEIFNTCIDIEGPYLNALAKQSEKPLWDLGPLINPVYLHNDEYSASPKIVSHRCIEWLDKQPKNSVIYVSFGTARTFSLEQIIELALGLERSEQKFIWVLREADKKGNDFTTDVPKIELPIGFEERVAERGIIARDFVPQMEILAHPSTGGYLFHSGWNSFLESLTMGVPMATWPIHSDNPFNDVLITKVLKVGLVVKDWAHKDDLVKADRIENGVRTLITSPEGEEMRQRAIALSQAIKMSVKDGGATKEQTESFIAHITR, translated from the coding sequence ATGGCTGCAAACTCTAATAATGTAGCTGTGGTTATGGTTCCCTTTCCTGAATATGGGCACCAAACTCCATTTCTTCACCTTTCTCGTATTATCTCTTCCTATGATATTCCAGTCCACTATGTTAGCATTGGTGCACGAAATCAAGAACTGAAACGTCGGTTACAAGGATCAAACCTTGATCAATTTCCCAACATACAATTCCATGACCTTTCAATACCTTCAGCTCGTGCTACTACAGCTGAAAAGGAAGACGACAACTATATGTCGTACTTTGCATCCTTAGAACTACTAGGCGAGCCCCTATGTGCAATTTGTCATCAACTTTTGACCACTTGTAAAAGAGTGGTGATTATTCATGACTCAATAATGCTATCAGTTGTTCAAGGTGTGATTTCAATAACCAATGTCGAGACATACATTTTTCATGTCATCTCTGCTTTCACTGTTTGTTCGTTGTTCCAACAAGTTAGCGGTTCAGCAGAAAACAATGACTTGTTCTTACCTTTGCAACACCACATTCCTTCATTCCAAAGCTGTTATCCGCCAGAGATGCTGGAATTCATAAAGATGTTACGCGATTGGACGTTCAAATCTGGAGAAATCTTCAATACCTGTATAGATATAGAAGGTCCGTATCTAAATGCACTCGCTAAACAAAGCGAGAAGCCATTGTGGGATCTTGGTCCTTTGATCAATCCTGTCTATTTACACAACGACGAGTATTCTGCTTCACCTAAAATAGTAAGCCACAGATGTATTGAATGGCTTGATAAACAACCTAAGAATTCTGTCATCTATGTTTCATTTGGAACAGCAAGAACTTTCTCGCTTGAACAAATTATTGAACTTGCCCTTGGTTTAGAGAGGTCAGAACAAAAGTTCATATGGGTTCTAAGAGAAGCAGATAAAAAGGGGAATGATTTTACAACAGACGTTCCGAAGATTGAGCTGCCAATAGGGTTTGAAGAAAGAGTAGCAGAAAGAGGAATAATAGCAAGAGATTTTGTACCTCAGATGGAAATTCTAGCACACCCTTCCACAGGTGGTTATTTATTCCATTCGGGTTGGAACTCTTTCTTGGAAAGCCTAACAATGGGAGTGCCAATGGCAACTTGGCCAATCCACTCTGATAATCCATTCAACGACGTGCTTATAACAAAGGTGTTGAAAGTTGGCCTAGTAGTGAAGGATTGGGCACACAAAGATGACTTGGTGAAAGCAGATAGAATTGAAAATGGAGTGAGGACTTTGATAACTTCCCCTGAAGGAGAAGAGATGAGGCAGAGAGCGATAGCGTTGAGCCAAGCTATCAAGATGTCTGTGAAAGATGGTGGCGCTACTAAGGAGCAAACGGAGTCTTTCATCGCTCACATCACCAGATAA